A genomic window from Purpureocillium takamizusanense chromosome 2, complete sequence includes:
- the SVP26 gene encoding erv26 super protein (COG:I~COG:T~EggNog:ENOG503P13K~TransMembrane:5 (o6-30i44-61o67-84i96-116o136-159i)) has product MWILPLIGYAGAILGFCFLTLAIASGLYYLSELVEEHTVIAKRLLTRLIYTVIGVQVALWLLDGFPFWSSLLGIVAHVVYLGNMRRFPFVRLSDPLFLLSCLLVLLDHWVWFRHFSHSQTRAYQRSSYYDAVDAPSFTMIASYFGLCVWLVPFALFVSLSAGDNVLPTMGTEPVRGVDGKARPQGMVKAVVDSVRGAIGEIAGLTGLERP; this is encoded by the exons ATGTGGATCCTTCCCCTTATCGGCTATGCGGGAGCCATCCTGGGCTTCTGCTTCCTGACGCTGGCCATCGCGTCGGGACTCTACTACCTctcggagctcgtcgaggaacacaccgtcatcgccaagcGCCTCTTGACGCGCCTCATCTACACCGTCATTGGCGTGCAGGTCGCGCTgtggctgctcgacggcttcCCCTTCTGGTCCTCGCTCctgggcatcgtcgcccacgtcgtcTACCTCGGCAACATGCGCCGCTTCCCCTTTGTGCGGCTGTCCGACCCGCTGTTCCTGCTGTCGTGCC TCCTTGTCCTGCTCGATCACTGGGTCTGGTTCCGGCACTTCTCGCACAGCCAGACGCGCGCGTACCAGCGCTCCTCGTActacgacgccgtcgacgcgccgaGCTTCACCATGATCGCGTCCTACTTCGGCTTGTGCGTCTGGCTCGTGCCGTTTGCTCTCTTCGTGAGCTTGTCGGCCGGCGACAACgtgctgccgacgatgggCACCGAGCCGGTGCGTGGCGTCGATGGCAAGGCCCGCCCGCAGGGCATGGTCAAGGCTGTCGTGGACTCGGTTCGCGGCGCCATAGGCGAGATTGCCGGGCTCACGGGCCTGGAACGGCCATGA
- a CDS encoding uncharacterized protein (EggNog:ENOG503P7QJ) produces the protein MPSLRSLLLLPRSASLRPTATTLPPPARCPPSRAIATTARLRVENKPDSEKKKQDPKEEEHPGTIADPMDDVVAGDGSGALGRTGGGEPLSSSSPNAPPRPKVFNSSIAGGDGLADELTSEQKAEVREHNEHFQQKHDRGMRAPDDKVDQKFWNGGDGNGNGDRKGSSKGKGS, from the coding sequence ATGCCCTCCCTCCGCAGCCTCCTACTCCTACCACGGTCCGCATCGCTGCGTCCCACCGCTACGACCctaccgccgccagcacgcTGCCCCCCGtcccgcgccatcgccaccaccgcccggcTCCGCGTCGAGAACAAGCCGGAcagcgagaagaagaagcaggaCCCCAAGGAGGAAGAGCATCCCGGCACCATCGCCGACCCCatggacgacgtcgtcgcgggggacggctccggcgcgctcggccgtaccggcggcggcgagcccttgtccagctcgtcgcccaacgcgccgccccggccaaAGGTCTTCAACTCGAGCATCGCCGGCGGGGAcgggctcgccgacgagctgacgAGCGAGCAGAAGGCCGAGGTGCGCGAACACAACGAGCACTTCCAACAGAAGCACGACCGCGGCATGCGGGCTCCTGATGACAAGGTGGACCAAAAGTTCTGGAacggcggtgacggcaacggcaacggcgatCGCAAAGGATCGTCCAAGGGAAAGGGCTCGTGA
- a CDS encoding uncharacterized protein (COG:C~EggNog:ENOG503Q4PF), whose amino-acid sequence MSAIASTAPPPTTTTRKVVVTAFGHPSVLAITTAPMPAPSRGEVQVRVLYSGFSGADVNMRMGTYPMQRGAPLTPGYCFAGRVVDVADGCSSSSSDDIRAGDLVVAVTVYDAQSELINVPAKHLAPVPAGLDPRVACALSLDWNTAYGMVARKAHVAAGQRVFVHGLSGAVGHALMVLCQMRGAVVYGTASQRNHASLAARGAHPFVYTDKRWMAAMRDLGGAHVVFDALGFESFDESYAILSANEPSLLVGYGGNLSALSGEGETQSSGRRSMIPYVAKLLGRNLAFWSRKATAMYSITRDDSNFQPELRELIKLAREGRIEAPIKQVWDMDDIQEAHRSYGKVPGMGSLLIRVTADASA is encoded by the coding sequence ATGTCTGCCATCGCatccaccgcgccgccgccgacgacgacaacgcgcAAGGTCGTCGTCACAGCCTTTGGCCACCCctccgtcctcgccatcaccaccgcgcCCATGCCCGCCCCATCCCGCGGCGAGGTCCAAGTCCGCGTCCTGTACAGCGGCTtctccggcgccgacgtcaacaTGCGCATGGGCACGTACCCGatgcagcgcggcgcgcccctGACGCCGGGCTACTGCTTCGccgggcgcgtcgtcgacgtcgccgacggctgctcttcgtcttcctccgACGACATCCGggccggcgacctcgtcgtcgccgtcaccgtctaCGACGCCCAGTCGGAGCTCATCAACGTCCCCGCGAAGCACCTCGCGCCCGTCCCCGCCGGGCTGGACCCGCGCGTCGCCTGCGCCCTCTCCCTCGACTGGAACACGGCCTACGGCATGGTCGCGCGCAAggcccacgtcgccgccgggcagcgCGTCTTCGTCCACGGGctcagcggcgccgtgggccaCGCCCTCATGGTCCTGTGCCAgatgcgcggcgccgtcgtctacGGCACCGCCTCGCAGCGCAACCACGCCTCCCtcgcggcccgcggcgcccaccCGTTCGTGTACACGGACAAGCGCTGGATGGCCGCCATGCgggacctcggcggcgcgcacgtcgtcttcgacgccctcggctTCGAGAGCTTCGACGAGAGCTACGCCATCCTCAGCGCCAACGAGCCGAGCCTTCTCGTCGGCTATGGCGGCAACCTGAGCGCGCTGTCCGGGGAGGGCGAGACCcagagcagcggccgccgctcgaTGATCCCGTACGTGGCGAAGCTGCTGGGCCGTAACCTCGCGTTCTGGTCCCGCAAGGCGACCGCCATGTACTCCATCAcccgcgacgacagcaacTTCCAGCCCGAGCTGAGGGAGCTCATAAagctggcgcgcgagggccgcatCGAGGCGCCCATCAAGCAGGTCTGGGACATGGACGACATCCAGGAGGCGCACCGCAGCTACGGCAAGGTCCCGGGGATGGGGTCGCTGCTCATACGGGTGACAGCTGATGCGAGTGCTTGA